One segment of Prionailurus bengalensis isolate Pbe53 chromosome X, Fcat_Pben_1.1_paternal_pri, whole genome shotgun sequence DNA contains the following:
- the PLP1 gene encoding myelin proteolipid protein isoform X1 encodes MGLLECCARCLVGAPFASLVATGLCFFGVALFCGCGHEALTGTEKLIETYFSKNYQDYEYLINVIHAFQYVIYGTASFFFLYGALLLAEGFYTTGAVRQIFGDYKTTICGKGLSATVTGGQKGRGSRGQHQAHSLERVCHCLGKWLGHPDKFVGITYALTVVWLLVFACSAVPVYIYFNTWTTCQSIAFPSKTSASIGSLCADARMYGVLPWNAFPGKVCGSNLLSICKTAEFQMTFHLFIAAFVGAAATLVSLLTFMIAATYNFAVLKLMGRGTKF; translated from the exons ATGG gCTTGTTGGAGTGCTGTGCAAGATGTCTTGTAGGGGCCCCCTTTGCTTCCTTGGTGGCCACTGGATTGTGTTTCTTTGGGGTGGCACTGTTCTGTGGCTGTGGACATGAAGCACTCACTGGCACAGAAAAGCTAATTGAGACCTATTTCTCCAAAAACTACCAGGACTATGAGTATCTCATCAATGT GATCCATGCCTTCCAGTATGTCATCTATGGAactgcctctttcttcttcctttatggGGCCCTCCTGCTGGCTGAGGGCTTCTACACCACCGGTGCAGTCAGGCAGATCTTTGGCGACTACAAGACCACCATCTGCGGCAAGGGCCTGAGCGCAACGGTAACAGGGGGCCAGAAGGGGAGGGGTTCCAGAGGCCAACATCAAGCTCATTCTTTGGAGCGGGTGTGTCATTGTTTGGGAAAATGGCTAGGACATCCCGACAAG TTTGTGGGCATCACCTATGCCCTGACCGTTGTGTGGCTCCTGGTGTTTGCCTGCTCTGCTGTGCCTGTGTACATTTACTTCAACACCTGGACCACCTGCCAATCTATTGCCTTCCCCAGCAAGACCTCTGCCAGTATaggcagtctctgtgctgatgccaGAATGTATG GTGTTCTACCATGGAATGCCTTCCCTGGCAAGGTGTGTGGCTCCAACCTTCTGTCCATCTGCAAAACAGCTGAG TTCCAAATGACCTTCCACCTGTTTATTGCTGCATTTGTGGGAGCTGCAGCCACACTGGTTTCCCTG CTCACCTTCATGATTGCTGCCACTTACAACTTTGCCGTCCTTAAACTCATGGGCCGAGGCACCAAGTTCTGA
- the PLP1 gene encoding myelin proteolipid protein isoform X2 translates to MGLLECCARCLVGAPFASLVATGLCFFGVALFCGCGHEALTGTEKLIETYFSKNYQDYEYLINVIHAFQYVIYGTASFFFLYGALLLAEGFYTTGAVRQIFGDYKTTICGKGLSATFVGITYALTVVWLLVFACSAVPVYIYFNTWTTCQSIAFPSKTSASIGSLCADARMYGVLPWNAFPGKVCGSNLLSICKTAEFQMTFHLFIAAFVGAAATLVSLLTFMIAATYNFAVLKLMGRGTKF, encoded by the exons ATGG gCTTGTTGGAGTGCTGTGCAAGATGTCTTGTAGGGGCCCCCTTTGCTTCCTTGGTGGCCACTGGATTGTGTTTCTTTGGGGTGGCACTGTTCTGTGGCTGTGGACATGAAGCACTCACTGGCACAGAAAAGCTAATTGAGACCTATTTCTCCAAAAACTACCAGGACTATGAGTATCTCATCAATGT GATCCATGCCTTCCAGTATGTCATCTATGGAactgcctctttcttcttcctttatggGGCCCTCCTGCTGGCTGAGGGCTTCTACACCACCGGTGCAGTCAGGCAGATCTTTGGCGACTACAAGACCACCATCTGCGGCAAGGGCCTGAGCGCAACG TTTGTGGGCATCACCTATGCCCTGACCGTTGTGTGGCTCCTGGTGTTTGCCTGCTCTGCTGTGCCTGTGTACATTTACTTCAACACCTGGACCACCTGCCAATCTATTGCCTTCCCCAGCAAGACCTCTGCCAGTATaggcagtctctgtgctgatgccaGAATGTATG GTGTTCTACCATGGAATGCCTTCCCTGGCAAGGTGTGTGGCTCCAACCTTCTGTCCATCTGCAAAACAGCTGAG TTCCAAATGACCTTCCACCTGTTTATTGCTGCATTTGTGGGAGCTGCAGCCACACTGGTTTCCCTG CTCACCTTCATGATTGCTGCCACTTACAACTTTGCCGTCCTTAAACTCATGGGCCGAGGCACCAAGTTCTGA